One window of Henckelia pumila isolate YLH828 unplaced genomic scaffold, ASM3356847v2 CTG_525:::fragment_3, whole genome shotgun sequence genomic DNA carries:
- the LOC140873281 gene encoding protein OS-9 homolog, whose amino-acid sequence MTISWWWAALFFATILKNDVVFTDPIIPTHTGGTFGRSSREPKFNIEFHSEDSSFHPDDDQESIVMPNRSGEKFRCFLPKVEKFKSGKLLSQHNISSMIMESETRNKIKTPDELLEVLKDRCFIRQEGWWSYEFCHQNKLRQIHIDDDKVVQEFILGVYDSEATEVYNQNLADVSTLKDPRSKDASQRYHVHLFTNGTVCDLTNEPRQTEVRFVCSEPRATISSITELSTCKYALTFQCPTLCKHPLFHEERPVSHTIHCNILAKDNSMEESKSEADIFPGGTITMVTDGEFPRSINMEEHAT is encoded by the exons ATGACAATTTCATGGTGGTGGGCGGCGCTGTTTTTCGCCACCATTCTCAAGAACGACGTCGTTTTCACAGATCCGATCATCCCAACTCATACAG GCGGGACCTTTGGCCGGAGCTCCCGTGAACCAAAGTTCAATATCGAATTCCATTCAGAAGACTCGTCTTTCCATCCT GATGATGATCAAGAGTCTATTGTTATGCCCAATAGAAGTGGTGAAAAGTTTCGCTGTTTTTTGCCTAAAGTGGAAAAATTCAAGAGTGGCAAGCTACTCTCTCAACATAATATAAGCAGTATGATTATGGAGTCAGAGACAcggaacaaaataaaaacaccaGATGAGCTGTTGGAAGTGCTTAAAGATCGGTGCTTTATCAGG CAAGAGGGATGGTGGTCATATGAGTTCTGTCATCAGAATAAGTTACGGCAAATTCATATTGATGATGACAAG GTGGTGCAAGAATTTATCTTGGGTGTCTATGATTCTGAAGCTACAGAAGTCTACAATCAGAACCTTGCTGATGTATCTACACTAAAGGATCCACGCTCAAAAGATGCATCTCAAAG GTACCATGTTCATCTGTTCACTAATGGAACCGTCTGTGATTTAACAAATGAACCTCGGCAAACAGAG GTTAGATTTGTTTGTTCCGAGCCTAGAGCAACGATCAGTTCCATCACAGAGCTGTCAACATGTAAATATGCTCTCACATTTCAATGCCCTACACTTTGCAAGCACCC ATTATTCCATGAAGAAAGACCGGTGTCACATACCATTCACTGTAACATCCTTGCCAAGGATAACAGCATGGAAGAATCAAAGAGTGAGGCTGACATTTTTCCGGGTGGGACGATAACAATGGTGACGGATGGCGAGTTTCCTCGTTCCATAAATATGGAAGAACATGCGACGTGA
- the LOC140873355 gene encoding uncharacterized protein — protein MKSWLIIISLLLSSFMIHEARGMSLRRGSLLDHYKSDDIIGKIVPLDDQGLTSNIVDHQVKEKFSGRSRKLIVSPTSSSTTQTAKNHVKMNEEDKAHHSNTKGSSNKEKKEEKISVNSSTQRQEVYPDVMDIAGMDYSQARRRPPIHN, from the exons ATGAAGTCTTGGCTCATCATCATATCTCTCTTGCTTTCATCATTTATGATCCATGAAGCTCGAG GTATGAGCTTGAGAAGAGGATCTCTACTTGATCATTACAAGAGTGATGATATCATT GGAAAAATTGTTCCATTAGATGATCAAGGGCTGACAAGTAATATTGTTGATCACCAAGTGAAGGAGAAATTTTCAG GAAGAAGTAGAAAATTAATTGTGTCCCCTACTAGCTCTAGCACCACCCAAACAGCTAAG AATCATGTGAAGATGAATGAAGAAGATAAAGCTCATCACTCAAACACCAAAGGCTCTTcgaataaagaaaaaaaagaagaaaaaatatcTGTTAATTCATCAACGCAAAGACAGGAAGTTTATCCCGACGTTATGGACATTGCTGGAATGGATTATTCTCAGGCAAGAAGAAGACCTCCGATACACAATTAA